A genomic window from Brassica oleracea var. oleracea cultivar TO1000 chromosome C8, BOL, whole genome shotgun sequence includes:
- the LOC106309044 gene encoding uncharacterized protein LOC106309044, whose translation MSQNHLEASELVNGYHKDKGKKKVTLKVDIAKVFDTLSWDFLLTCLDGLDLPPLFVGWLRACVCTTNYTLGYNGTVNAYFKGRRGLRQGDSLSSYLFVIAMNCLSLMLNKMATDGYMEYHHNCRKIKLTHLSFADDLLIFIEGSIEYVQAVLQTLHEFELRSGLAVSYQKTSFFASGLSEAEISAIQVSTGMKCGTLPMKYIGVPLCAKKLTLANCEPLIQQVKACFSSWSAKALSFAGRLLLIKTVGKIEGHHSARVAWDRVTLIKEQGGLGVKDLLVWNRACSLKLVWLLFFRPSSVWFSYFKEIILKGNISNFWTIKTSSSYSWLVNKLIKTRNICYPLIKHRLGNGFSTSFWFDNWSPYGCLNVYLNGDVSRLGIRKTATLASLYSDGNWSLPPARTEELLEVQIHLTTVTLSQEEDSYEWVINGKSRDKFSTGSVYAYLKGDVATVA comes from the exons ATGTCTCAAAACCATTTAGAAG CGAGTGAGTTGGTGAATGGGTATCATAAAGACAAGGGGAAGAAGAAGGTTACCCTAAAAGTGGACATTGCAAAAGTTTTCGATACGCTCTCATGGGACTTCCTTCTCACTTGCTTGGATGGCTTAGATCTCCCTCCCCTCTTTGTTGGCTGGCTAAGGGCTTGTGTATGTACAACAAACTACACTTTAGGATACAATGGGACTGTCAATGCGTATTTCAAAGGAAGAAGAGGACTAAGGCAGGGAGACTCATTATCTTCTTACCTCTTTGTAATTGCTATGAACTGTCTCTCTTTAATGCTCAACAAAATGGCAACGGATGGGTATATGGAGTATCATCATAACTGTAGAAAGATCAAACTTACCCATCTCTCCTTCGCTGATGATCTCCTCATTTTCATTGAAGGCTCCATTGAATATGTCCAAGCGGTACTACAAACCCTCCATGAATTCGAGCTCAGATCCGGCCTAGCAGTTAGTTATCAAAAAACAAGTTTCTTTGCATCAGGCCTATCGGAAGCAGAAATATCAGCTATTCAAGTCTCAACTGGAATGAAATGTGGTACTCTACCTATGAAGTATATTGGTGTGCCGCTTTGTGCTAAGAAGCTTACTCTCGCCAATTGCGAGCCCCTGATCCAGCAAGTAAAAGCGTGCTTCTCCTCTTGGTCGGCCAAAGCCTTGTCCTTTGCTGGGAGATTGCTCTTGATCAAAACTGTG GGAAAAATTGAGGGGCATCACTCCGCAAGAGTAGCTTGGGACAGAGTCACGTTAATTAAGGAGCAGGGTGGGTTGGGAGTTAAAGACTTACTTGTTTGGAACCGAGCTTGCTCCCTGAAGTTGGTGTGGCTGCTCTTCTTTCGCCCTTCTTCGGTATGGTTTTCCTATTTCAAAGAGATCATTTTAAAAGGAAATATTAGCAACTTCTGGACAATCAAAACCAGTTCATCATATTCATGGTTGGTGAATAAGCTTATCAAGACTAGAAACATCTGTTATCCTCTGATTAAACATCGGCTAGGTAACGGTTTCTCAACGAGCTTCTGGTTTGACAACTGGTCCCCGTATGGTTGCCTTAACGTGTACCTCAATGGTGATGTCTCGCGATTGGGAATTCGGAAAACTGCTACTCTGGCCTCTCTATACTCTGATGGAAATTGGTCACTGCCTCCTGCCAGAACAGAAGAGCTTTTGGAAGTTCAGATTCATCTCACAACTGTCACCCTATCACAAGAAGAAGATTCATATGAGTGGGTAATTAATGGAAAATCAAGGGACAAGTTCTCCACTGGATCGGTCTACGCTTACCTCAAGGGTGATGTAGCTACTGTGGCCTAG
- the LOC106310589 gene encoding transcription factor RAX3, which translates to MGRSPCCDKANVKKGPWSPEEDAKLKSYIETSGTGGNWIALPHKIGLKRCGKSCRLRWLNYLRPNIKHGGFSEAEENVICNLYLTIGSRWSIIAAQLPGRTDNDIKNYWNTRLKKKLIIKQRKELQEACIEQQEMMVMLKRQQQQIQPTFMMRQDQTMFTWPLQKLPFHHHNDGQVPTLVMNSFGDQEDIKPEIIKNMVKIEDQEPERTNAFDHLYFSQLLLDFNSNYLGSGEGFSMNSILSTNTNSPLRNTSISHQRFRNFHDEAVDLFLGETGTSADQSTIRWEDISSLVYSDSKQVVN; encoded by the exons ATGGGAAGATCACCATGTTGTGACAAAGCGAACGTGAAGAAAGGGCCTTGGTCTCCAGAGGAAGATGCAAAGCTAAAATCATACATCGAAACGAGTGGCACAGGAGGAAATTGGATTGCTTTGCCTCACAAAATTG GTTTGAAGAGATGTGGGAAGAGTTGCAGGCTGAGGTGGCTAAATTATTTGAGACCAAATATCAAACATGGTGGCTTCTCCGAGGCTGAAGAAAACGTCATTTGTAACCTCTATCTTACTATTGGTAGCAG GTGGTCTATAATCGCTGCTCAATTGCCGGGACGAACAGACAACGATATAAAAAACTATTGGAACACGAGACTAAAGAAGAAGCTTATTATAAAACAACGCAAGGAGCTTCAAGAAGCTTGTATTGAGCAACAAGAGATGATGGTGATGTTGAAGAGACAACAACAACAAATCCAACCTACTTTCATGATGAGACAAGACCAAACAATGTTCACATGGCCGCTTCAGAAACTTCCGTTTCATCATCATAATGATGGTCAAGTACCAACTCTTGTCATGAACTCGTTCGGTGACCAGGAAGATATTAAGCCAGAGATCATCAAGAACATGGTCAAGATCGAAGATCAAGAACCAGAGAGAACAAACGCTTTTGATCATCTCTACTTCTCTCAACTTCTGTTAGACTTTAATAGTAATTACTTAGGATCAGGAGAAGGTTTCTCCATGAACTCAATCTTGAGCACCAACACAAACTCTCCACTGCGTAACACAAGTATCAGTCATCAACGGTTTAGGAATTTCCATGACGAAGCCGTCGACTTGTTTTTAGGAGAAACAGGTACTTCGGCAGATCAAAGCACCATAAGGTGGGAGGACATAAGCTCTCTTGTTTATTCTGATTCAAAGCAAGTTGTTAATTAA